A genomic region of Chionomys nivalis chromosome 12, mChiNiv1.1, whole genome shotgun sequence contains the following coding sequences:
- the Synpo2l gene encoding synaptopodin 2-like protein isoform X2, whose product MGAEEEVQVTLAGGAPWGFRLQGGAEQKKPLQVSKIRRRSQAGRAGLRERDQLLAINGVSCTNFSHASAMTLIDASGHQLVLTVRRVADEGSVRSPSPGELQVLSPLSPLSPEPPGAPAPQAFQPGSLRSPPDSEAYYGETDSDVDGPATQEKPRRTRRRGPTRPVPPGATPDEVYLSDSPAEPVPAKTGSPSQGDSRVSSPSWEEGTALQPPPAEALLLPHGPLRPGPHLIPMVGPVPHPVGEDLTTTYTQKAKQAKLQRAESLQEKSVKEAKTKCRTIASLLTAAPNPHSKGVLMFKKRRQRAKKYTLVSFGAAAGTGTEEEDGLPPTSESELDEEAFSDARSLTNQSDWDSPYLDMELVRAGSGTTESSGLGGQLSEVSGRGVQLFEQQRQRTASCTQDLAQVGSAAMQNGQGLQSPPRAQSAPPEAAVHPLSPLPAPAVSPSPFLPDGGAPSPAPSIFNRSARPFTPGLQGQRSGTTSVIFRPLAPKRVNEGLGATNPAPSPFTAPLQGPTPLPSFITGVPGHTPVSGAPSTPRSCGPVTATSSLYIPAPSRPVTPGGAPEPPAPASAAAMTSTASIFLSAPLRSSVRPEAPGTAAPGSASAREQRISVPAARTGILQEARRRGTRKQMFRPGKEEPKNSPNPELLSLVQNLDEKPRAGGVESGPEEDALSLGAEACNFMQPLGGKSYKTLSQVPPKTPPPMAPKTPPPTTPKTPPPVAPKPASQGLLDGLVNGSTPMAGIPELPRLQGRGGELFAKRQSRADRYVVEATPGGSLNPGLRPRSPSPTPSLPPSWKYSPNIRAPPPIAYNPLLSPFFPQAARTLPNKAQSQGPRATPKQGIKALDFMRHQPYQLKTAMFCFDEVPSTPGPISGPPKTARVQEIRRFSTPAPQPTAEPLVPTVLAPRAATTLDEPIWRAELASPPVTNPDHPQESPRSFAATPSSCGFQVARPRFSATRTGLQAHVWRPGAGHQ is encoded by the exons GATGAAGGGTCTGTGAGATCTCCATCTCCAGGGGAGCTTCAAGTGCTGTCACCCCTATCTCCGCTGAGTCCGGAGCCCCCAGGTGCTCCTGCTCCCCAGGCTTTTCAGCCTGGGAGTCTTCGATCACCTCCTGACAGTGAAGCTTACTATGGAGAGACAGACAGTGATGTTGATGGCCCTGCCACACAGGAGAAACCCCGCCGAACCCGCCGCCGAGGTCCCACAAGGCCTGTCCCTCCAGGAGCCACACCCGATGAGGTGTACCTGTCTGACAGTCCTGCAGAACCAGTACCTGCTAAAACTGGCTCTCCCAGCCAGGGTGACAGCCGTGTGAGCTCCCCATCTTGGGAGGAAGGAACAGCCCTTCAGCCACCACCTGCAGAAGCACTTCTACTACCCCATGGTCCACTCCGGCCTGGTCCTCATCTCATCCCTATGGTGGGTCCTGTCCCTCACCCAGTGGGAGAAGATCTTACTACCACCTACACCCAAAAGGCCAAGCAAGCCA AACTGCAACGGGCAGAAAGTCTCCAGGAGAAGAGCGTGAAGGAGGCCAAGACCAAATGCCGGACCATTGCATCCCTGCTAACAGCAGCCCCCAATCCTCACTCCAAGGGGGTGCTCATGTTTAAGAAACGGCGGCAGAGAGCCAAGAAGTACACCCTAGTGAGTTTTGGGGCTGCAGCTGGGACAGGAACAGAGGAGGAGGACGGCCTCCCCCCAACGAGTGAGTCGGAGCTGGACGAAGAGGCCTTCTCAGACGCCCGCAGCCTTACTAATCAGTCCGACTGGGACAGCCCTTATCTGGACATGGAGCTGGTCAGGGCTGGCTCAGGAACAACAGAGAGCTCCGGGCTGGGAGGGCAGTTGAGCGAGGTCTCTGGGCGAGGGGTCCAGCTCTTTGAACAGCAGCGCCAACGGACAGCCTCCTGCACCCAGGATTTGGCTCAGGTGGGCTCAGCAGCCATGCAAAATGGGCAAGGTCTGCAGTCACCACCTCGAGCTCAGAGTGCTCCCCCAGAGGCAGCTGTGCACCCACTCAGCCCTTTGCCGGCCCCTGCAGTCAGCCCTAGCCCCTTCTTGCCGGATGGTGGAGCCCCAAGCCCAGCGCCAAGTATCTTTAACAGGTCAGCGAGGCCTTTTACCCCAGGTTTACAAGGACAAAGGTCAGGTACCACCTCAGTGATTTTCAGACCTTTAGCCCCTAAGAGGGTGAACGAAGGCCTGGGAGCCACCAACCCCGCCCCGTCCCCCTTCACAGCCCCTCTGCAGGGGCCCACCCCTCTGCCCAGCTTCATCACGGGAGTGCCTGGCCACACGCCCGTCTCCGGGGCTCCCAGCACCCCACGCTCCTGCGGTCCCGTAACCGCTACTAGCTCCCTGTACATCCCAGCCCCGAGCAGGCCCGTTACACCGGGAGGCGCCCCAGAGCCTCCCGCTCCTGCTAGCGCAGCTGCCATGACCTCCACCGCTTCCATCTTCTTGTCGGCGCCTCTGAGAAGCTCTGTGCGCCCGGAGGCGCCTGGAACCGCGGCCCCCGGGTCTGCCAGCGCTCGGGAGCAGCGCATCTCTGTGCCAGCTGCCCGCACTGGCATCCTGCAGGAGGCCCGGCGCCGGGGCACCCGGAAGCAGATGTTCCGACCTGGAAAGGAAGAGCCGAAGAACTCGCCCAACCCCGAGCTGCTATCGCTGGTGCAGAACCTGGATGAAAAACCTCGGGCGGGTGGTGTGGAATCTGGTCCGGAGGAGGATGCTTTAAGCCTTGGAGCTGAAGCCTGTAACTTCATGCAGCCACTAGGGGGCAAGAGttacaagaccttgtctcaagtgCCACCGAAAACCCCGCCTCCAATGGCTCCCAAAACTCCACCTCCTACAACTCCTAAGACTCCACCCCCTGTGGCTCCTAAACCCGCCTCTCAAGGGCTCCTTGATGGGCTAGTGAATGGGTCGACCCCTATGGCTGGAATCCCGGAGCTCCCAAGGCtgcaggggaggggtggggagctATTTGCCAAGCGGCAGAGCCGTGCCGACAGGTACGTGGTGGAGGCTACACCTGGCGGTAGCCTTAACCCTGGCCTTCGCCCTAGAAGTCCTTCTCCCACGCCTTCACTGCCCCCATCGTGGAAATACTCACCTAACATCCGTGCCCCACCCCCTATTGCTTACAACCCACTGCTCTCACCCTTTTTTCCCCAAGCTGCCCGAACTCTCCCCAATAAGGCCCAATCCCAGGGTCCTCGGGCGACTCCCAAACAGGGTATCAAGGCCCTGGATTTCATGCGGCATCAGCCATACCAACTCAAAACTGCAATGTTCTGTTTTGATGAGGTTCCTTCAACTCCTGGCCCCATTTCAGGGCCTCCCAAAACTGCCCGAGTCCAGGAGATCCGCAGATTTTCCACTCCGGCACCCCAGCCCACTGCAGAACCCTTGGTTCCCACTGTTCTTGCCCCCAGAGCGGCTACCACATTGGATGAACCAATTTGGAGGGCAGAGCTGGCCTCACCCCCTGTCACTAACCCAGACCATCCTCAAGAGTCTCCCAGGAGCTTTGCTGCCACCCCCAGCTCCTGTGGTTTCCAAGTAGCTAGGCCCCGGTTCTCAGCCACCAGAACAGGGTTGCAGGCTCATGTGTGGAGGCCTGGGGCAGGGCATCAGTGA
- the Synpo2l gene encoding synaptopodin 2-like protein isoform X1 → MEAIEPLSQANCDKDPVPELQDPFYAELQRAESLQEKSVKEAKTKCRTIASLLTAAPNPHSKGVLMFKKRRQRAKKYTLVSFGAAAGTGTEEEDGLPPTSESELDEEAFSDARSLTNQSDWDSPYLDMELVRAGSGTTESSGLGGQLSEVSGRGVQLFEQQRQRTASCTQDLAQVGSAAMQNGQGLQSPPRAQSAPPEAAVHPLSPLPAPAVSPSPFLPDGGAPSPAPSIFNRSARPFTPGLQGQRSGTTSVIFRPLAPKRVNEGLGATNPAPSPFTAPLQGPTPLPSFITGVPGHTPVSGAPSTPRSCGPVTATSSLYIPAPSRPVTPGGAPEPPAPASAAAMTSTASIFLSAPLRSSVRPEAPGTAAPGSASAREQRISVPAARTGILQEARRRGTRKQMFRPGKEEPKNSPNPELLSLVQNLDEKPRAGGVESGPEEDALSLGAEACNFMQPLGGKSYKTLSQVPPKTPPPMAPKTPPPTTPKTPPPVAPKPASQGLLDGLVNGSTPMAGIPELPRLQGRGGELFAKRQSRADRYVVEATPGGSLNPGLRPRSPSPTPSLPPSWKYSPNIRAPPPIAYNPLLSPFFPQAARTLPNKAQSQGPRATPKQGIKALDFMRHQPYQLKTAMFCFDEVPSTPGPISGPPKTARVQEIRRFSTPAPQPTAEPLVPTVLAPRAATTLDEPIWRAELASPPVTNPDHPQESPRSFAATPSSCGFQVARPRFSATRTGLQAHVWRPGAGHQ, encoded by the exons ATGGAAGCCATTGAACCCCTCAGCCAAGCCAACTGCGACAAAGACCCAGTTCCTGAGCTCCAAGACCCATTCTATGCAG AACTGCAACGGGCAGAAAGTCTCCAGGAGAAGAGCGTGAAGGAGGCCAAGACCAAATGCCGGACCATTGCATCCCTGCTAACAGCAGCCCCCAATCCTCACTCCAAGGGGGTGCTCATGTTTAAGAAACGGCGGCAGAGAGCCAAGAAGTACACCCTAGTGAGTTTTGGGGCTGCAGCTGGGACAGGAACAGAGGAGGAGGACGGCCTCCCCCCAACGAGTGAGTCGGAGCTGGACGAAGAGGCCTTCTCAGACGCCCGCAGCCTTACTAATCAGTCCGACTGGGACAGCCCTTATCTGGACATGGAGCTGGTCAGGGCTGGCTCAGGAACAACAGAGAGCTCCGGGCTGGGAGGGCAGTTGAGCGAGGTCTCTGGGCGAGGGGTCCAGCTCTTTGAACAGCAGCGCCAACGGACAGCCTCCTGCACCCAGGATTTGGCTCAGGTGGGCTCAGCAGCCATGCAAAATGGGCAAGGTCTGCAGTCACCACCTCGAGCTCAGAGTGCTCCCCCAGAGGCAGCTGTGCACCCACTCAGCCCTTTGCCGGCCCCTGCAGTCAGCCCTAGCCCCTTCTTGCCGGATGGTGGAGCCCCAAGCCCAGCGCCAAGTATCTTTAACAGGTCAGCGAGGCCTTTTACCCCAGGTTTACAAGGACAAAGGTCAGGTACCACCTCAGTGATTTTCAGACCTTTAGCCCCTAAGAGGGTGAACGAAGGCCTGGGAGCCACCAACCCCGCCCCGTCCCCCTTCACAGCCCCTCTGCAGGGGCCCACCCCTCTGCCCAGCTTCATCACGGGAGTGCCTGGCCACACGCCCGTCTCCGGGGCTCCCAGCACCCCACGCTCCTGCGGTCCCGTAACCGCTACTAGCTCCCTGTACATCCCAGCCCCGAGCAGGCCCGTTACACCGGGAGGCGCCCCAGAGCCTCCCGCTCCTGCTAGCGCAGCTGCCATGACCTCCACCGCTTCCATCTTCTTGTCGGCGCCTCTGAGAAGCTCTGTGCGCCCGGAGGCGCCTGGAACCGCGGCCCCCGGGTCTGCCAGCGCTCGGGAGCAGCGCATCTCTGTGCCAGCTGCCCGCACTGGCATCCTGCAGGAGGCCCGGCGCCGGGGCACCCGGAAGCAGATGTTCCGACCTGGAAAGGAAGAGCCGAAGAACTCGCCCAACCCCGAGCTGCTATCGCTGGTGCAGAACCTGGATGAAAAACCTCGGGCGGGTGGTGTGGAATCTGGTCCGGAGGAGGATGCTTTAAGCCTTGGAGCTGAAGCCTGTAACTTCATGCAGCCACTAGGGGGCAAGAGttacaagaccttgtctcaagtgCCACCGAAAACCCCGCCTCCAATGGCTCCCAAAACTCCACCTCCTACAACTCCTAAGACTCCACCCCCTGTGGCTCCTAAACCCGCCTCTCAAGGGCTCCTTGATGGGCTAGTGAATGGGTCGACCCCTATGGCTGGAATCCCGGAGCTCCCAAGGCtgcaggggaggggtggggagctATTTGCCAAGCGGCAGAGCCGTGCCGACAGGTACGTGGTGGAGGCTACACCTGGCGGTAGCCTTAACCCTGGCCTTCGCCCTAGAAGTCCTTCTCCCACGCCTTCACTGCCCCCATCGTGGAAATACTCACCTAACATCCGTGCCCCACCCCCTATTGCTTACAACCCACTGCTCTCACCCTTTTTTCCCCAAGCTGCCCGAACTCTCCCCAATAAGGCCCAATCCCAGGGTCCTCGGGCGACTCCCAAACAGGGTATCAAGGCCCTGGATTTCATGCGGCATCAGCCATACCAACTCAAAACTGCAATGTTCTGTTTTGATGAGGTTCCTTCAACTCCTGGCCCCATTTCAGGGCCTCCCAAAACTGCCCGAGTCCAGGAGATCCGCAGATTTTCCACTCCGGCACCCCAGCCCACTGCAGAACCCTTGGTTCCCACTGTTCTTGCCCCCAGAGCGGCTACCACATTGGATGAACCAATTTGGAGGGCAGAGCTGGCCTCACCCCCTGTCACTAACCCAGACCATCCTCAAGAGTCTCCCAGGAGCTTTGCTGCCACCCCCAGCTCCTGTGGTTTCCAAGTAGCTAGGCCCCGGTTCTCAGCCACCAGAACAGGGTTGCAGGCTCATGTGTGGAGGCCTGGGGCAGGGCATCAGTGA
- the Myoz1 gene encoding myozenin-1, producing the protein MPLSGTPAPNKRRKSSKLIMELTGGGRESSGLNLGKKISVPRDVMLEELSLLTNRGSKMFKLRQMRVEKFIYENHPDVFSDSSMDHFQKFLPTVGGQLETAGQGQGVSYGKGSSGGGQAGGSGSAGQYGSDHHHHQGSGFGAGGAGGPGVQAGRGGAPGTVGTGEPGTGDQAGGEGKHITVFKTYISPWDRAMGVDPQQKVELGIDLLAYGAKAELPKYKSFNRTAIPYGGYEKASKRMTFQMPKFDLGPLLSEPLVLYNQNLSNRPSFNRTPIPWLSSGEPVDYSVDIGIPLDGETEEL; encoded by the exons ATGCCGCTCTCGGGAACCCCGGCCCCGAACAAGAGGAGGAAATCCAGCAAGCTGATCATGGAACTCACTGGAG GCGGACGGGAAAGCTCGGGCCTGAACCTGGGCAAGAAGATCAGTGTCCCAAGGGATGTGATGTTGGAGGAGTTGTCGCTGCTTACCAACCGAGGCTCCAAGATGTTCAAGCTGCGGCAGATGCGGGTGGAGAAATTTATCTATGAGAACCACCCGGATGTTTTCTCCGACAGCTCTATG GATcacttccagaagttccttccTACAGTGGGAGGACAGCTGGAGACAGCGGGCCAGGGCCAGGGGGTCTCCTATGGCAAGGGCAGCAGTGGAGGAGGCCAGGCTGGGGGCAGTGGCTCTGCTGGACAGTATGGCTctgaccaccaccatcatcaggGCTCTGGCTTCGGAGCTGGAggtgcaggtggtcctggggtccAGGCTGGCAGAGGAGGAGCTCCTGGCACAGTAGGGACTGGAGAGCCAGGAACAG GTGACCAGGCAGGTGGAGAAGGAAAACATATCACTGTGTTCAAGACTTATATTTCCCCATGGGATCGGGCCATGGGGGTTGACCCTCAGCAAAAAGTGGAACTTGGTATTGACCTACTGGCATATGGGGCCAAAGCTGAACTCCCCAAATATAAGTCCTTCAACAG GACAGCAATACCCTATGGTGGATATGAGAAGGCCTCCAAGCGCATGACCTTCCAGATGCCCAAGTTTGACCTGGGGCCTCTGCTGAGTGAACCCCTAGTCCTCTACAACCAGAACCTCTCCAACAGGCCTTCTTTCAATCGAACCCCTATTCCCTGGCTGAGCTCTGGGGAGCCTGTAGACTACAGCGTGGATATTGGTATCCCCTtggatggagagacagaggagcTGTGA